TCGATGTTCGACGCCAGCCCGCGCTCGACCGCGCGGTCGAGCGACACGATGGCGTACCACAGCGCGTCGCGCCGCACGTCGGGCGGGGCACCCTGCGCGGCCCGCTGGAAGCGCTCGGCGGCGGGGGCGAACGCGCCCGCGTAGTAGAGCGCCAGGCCTTCGCGCACCCGGGCGCGCGGGAGTTCGGCGGGAAAGTCGCGTGCGTCGGCGGCGTCGAGCGCCGCCCCGAGCAACTCGGCGGCCTCGCGGTAGAGGTTGGAGGTGGCGGCGTCGGTCGCGGGCTCTTCGGCCGATCCCGTGGCGCGGTGCGACTCGCGGGCGCGTTCGTACGTCTGCAGGCCCCGGACGTAGCCGACGATGAAGCCCTTCTCGCCGATGGGCGCGGTGCCGAAGAGGCGGACGAGGTCGAGCACGTGCCCGACCTCGGCGCGAGAGACGAGATCGGCGAGGGCGATCTGGGCGCATCGCTCGGCGATGGGGCGCAGGCCCGGGCGGGTGTCCTGGCTGCGGGCCGCCTGGAGTGATTCAATCGCGAGCAGGCGGGCCTCGGGGACGGTGAGGCGCGGATCCTCTCGCCCGAGTTCGTCGTCGACGAGGCGATGGCGCTTCACGCGCAGGTCGATGTCGGCCCAGTAGCCGGCGGCGGCGGCGACGCGGATGCGCCGGGCGAACAACTGCTCGGCGACGCTCGGGGGCAGGTCCTCGGCGCGTTCCAGTTCGTCGAGCCAGCGCTGGGCCTCGACATGCGAGCCCAGCAGCGAGGCGCACAGGGCGGCTCCCATGCAGGCGCGGGCGACGTGCTCGTAGCGCAGCAGGTCCTTGGGCATGCGTTCGACGCTCGCCGGGCGCCCGGGGACGGCGTTGAGGATGGCGCCGAAGTCCACGAGGGCCGCCTGGGCGTCGCGGGGCGAGTTGGTGAGCATCGCGAGGTAGCACCCCGACCAGCCGGCGTAGTAGCGGGCGAGCGAGCGCAGGCGGCGTGCGTCGGAGAGTTCGGCGCGGATGGCCTCGAGGTCGGCGTCGCGCGCGTTGGGCTCGCGCGCCTCGAGCACCTCGATCTTGCGGTGCAGCTTGGCGCCGAGTTCGTCGAAGACGGGGCGCACGGTGCGCAGCACGCGCTCGGCCTCGGCCCGGTCCGCGGGCGAGAGGAGTTTCAGCGCGTCGCGCTCGGCGAGTTCCTCCGCCTGGAGGTACGTCGCCTTCGCGAGGTTGATGCGCAGTTCGTACGACTCGGCCTCGGGAACGATCTCGAGCAGTTGGCGGGACTCGGCCTCGAGCGATTGGCGCCGGGCGGCGTCGGTCGTGCCGGTCAGCATGCGGACGTACAGGCGGCCCAGCGACTCGGCCGCCTCAACGCGGTCTTCCGGGGCGCCCTCGGACAGTCGCCTGCGGAGGTGGGCGGCGAGCACGCGCTCGAGCCCGTGGTCGGCGAGGTAGGCCTCCAGAACTTCGTCGCCGGTGGGTTCGCTCTGGGCGAGCAGTGTCGAGGCGGGCGCGAGCACGCCCAGCAGCGAGCAGAAGGCGAGGAGTTGGACGCTACGACCCGGGCACATAGCTGATCTTCGTGAAACCCGCCTCCCGACCGGCCGCGACCGCGGCGGCCGCGGCACCCACGGGAACGTCGGCGTTCACGCGGATGACGATGCCCGCGGAAGTCGGCAGGCTGCGGAGGACCGCCCCCAGCGCCTCGCGCGACTCCATCACGCGCTCGCCCATCCTGTACCGGACGCGGCCCCCCGCGGATTCAACGATCAGGACCTGCGGCACCAGGCCCCCCGACGCGCCGCCCGGGCTGGTGTCGGCCTGGATGGCGCTGGCCAGGTGGCGTTCTTCGGGCGTCAGGTCGGCGACATAGCAGAAGTACAGCAGCAGGAAGAGGACGACGTCGATGATCGCGACGAGCGGGAGGCGGGGCGTGTGCCCGTGCCCGCGGCCCGTGGAGCGGGCGAAGTTCATGGGCGGGGGCCCTCCTCGGCGGAGGTGGCGAGGCGCCAGGTGCGGACGCCCGCACGGGAGAGCACGCCGGCGAGGGTGTTGAGGTGAGCCGCGGACGCGGCGCGGTCGGCGCGGACGATGACGTCGAGGTTCTGCCCGCCGCCGGCGGCGCGGACGTCGCGTGCGACGGACTGCACCAGCCATTCGGGGTCGGCCCGCTGCCCCATGACGAGGAACGAGCCGTCGCGGGTGATGTCGATGACGAGGGCCTTTGGCGCGGCGCCGGCGGCCTCGCGGGCGCCCTGCTCACGCGGGAGGTCCACGGGCGTGGCGAGCGTGCGCGTGAACTGCGCCGTGAACGCGAAGAAGATGACGAGCAGCATCACGACGTCGACCATCGCGGTGAGGTCGAACTCGGCGGTGTCCTCGTGGATGGTGCGGCCGAACCTCACGGGGCACCCACCCCGCGGGGGGCGTCGGGGCGCGGCGCGGGGCGCTGGACCGGCGCGGGCTGGGCCGCGCGGGGAGGCGCGGGCTTGTCGGGCGCGCCGCGCCCTTCAAGCGGCGTGACGATGCGTTCGACGACGGTACCGGCGTCGGTCGCGAGGCGGTCGATGCGGCGCTTGAAGTAGAAGTAGAACGCGGTGCAGGGGATGGCGACAGCCAGGCCCTGCGCGGTGTTCACAAGGGCGAGGGACATGAACCTGGCCAGCTCGCGCGAGCGGGTGGCGCCCTCGAGGTCGGCGAGGCTGCCGAAGGCGCCGATGAGGCCGATGACGGTGCCCAGCAGGCCCAGCATCGGGCCCAGGGCCGCGAGGAGCTGGAGCCCGTCGTTCGTGCGGTAGCGCCGGTCGGCCTCGATCTGGCCGGCCTCTTCGATGGCGCTGCGCAGTTCGAGGAAGCCGAAGGCGCTGCGTCCGCAGCGGGCGAGGGCGCGGCCGATGACGGCGGTGAGGAAACTCGCGTTGGCGGGGTCGTCGCAGTAGCGGCGCACGCCGTCGAGGTCCTGCTCGCGGACGAGGCGGGTGAGGGCGTCCTGCACGTCGCGCGGCATCCAGGCGTCGGCGCGCAGGCGGATGAACTGGAGGATCACCAGCGCGAGCGACGAGATGGAGAGCCCGATGAGGATGTACCCCAGCAGCCCGCCCGCGCGGATGTAGTCGAGCAGCGAGCGGGTGGTCTCGGGCTCGGGGGCGGGGGCCTGCGCGAGCAGCGCGAAGGAGGCCTGGGCGGTCACGTCGATCACGGGGGACCTCCTGCGGTTGGTGCGTCGTCTGGCTCGGTTGGGGCGGGCGATGCGCGTCGGGCCTGGGCACGCAGCGGCGCCAGGGCGTCCCACGCGAGCACGGGGTGCCCGGCGAATCGTTCGGTCAGGTCTGCGTACAGCGAGTTCGCGGCGTCGGGCTCGCCCAACTGGTGCAGCGTGACGGCGGCCTCGGCGAGGCACAGCCCGGTGAGGTAGGGCACGTCGCGCTCGAACTGGGCGGGCACGCGCAGCAGTTCGGCGACGCCCAGCAGCTTCGTCTCGGTCTCGAGCTCGCGGATCATGGAGCGCCCGACCGCCGCGTGCAGCCAGGCGCGCGTCCACGCCGGGGTGTCGGGCGTGAGGCGGGCGCGCAGGGCGACGACGGCCGCGGCGCGGGCGGGCGGGTCGCCGGTGCGGGCGGCGACGACGTCGTGCGCGAGCAGCACGCCTTCGTCGGCGTCGGGCCGCGGGGCCAACCGGGTGGGGAGCCCGGCCTCGTGTCGGAGCGCGTGCAGGTAGATCTGGGCGAGGCGCGCGCCCCTCCCGTCGCCCAGGCCGCTCGCGAGCGCGTCGCCCCGCTGGGCCTGCGCCCGGACGCTGGGCAGCGGGGCCCACATGGGGGGCACGCCGGGGCTGAGGCGCAACTGCTCGTCCCACGCGAGGCCCGACGCGAGGCGGTCGCCCGGCGCGCTGATGGACGGGGGCTCGGCGGGCAGCCAGGACTGGTCGCCCTCGCTGCGGGATGCCGCCAGCGCGAGCATGGGCTCGACCGCCCCCACCACCGCGCCGCGCGCCAGGCGGCACTTGAGCAGGCCCGACGCGACCGCGGCGGGCGTGGGCCCCACCAAGCCCCGCATCGCGGGGAACAACTCTTCCAACAGCGGCTCGGCGGTGACGTAGTCGCCCCGGCCAACGCGCGACGCGGCCCGCCAGGCGTCATCGGCCAGCGTGCGCATCTCGGGCGGCAGGCTCGGGACATCGGCGACGCGTTCCCATCCGATGAGGGTGCGGCGGCCCTCGGCGATGACGACGAGCGCCTCGGGCGTCGACTCGACGACGCGGACCCGCAGCGCCTGCCCGCCGCGCAGGCGCAGGACCTGGGCCGGCGGGTCGGGCGCGGATGCCCGGGCCGGGCCTTCGCTTGCCGGGGCCTGCGCACGCGTGGCGGGCGCGGTGCACAGGCACACGCCGGCGGCGAGCAAGATCGCGCGCGGGCGGGGGGTCATCGGTCCAGCCTCACGAAGGTGAAGGTGCCCTTGGTGGCGCGGGCGATTGCGCGCATGCGGGTCTCGCCTTCCTGAGAACCCAGGCAGATACCGTGCACGGGCACTTTCATCTGCTTGGCCATGGCGATGATTCGGGTGGTGTCGTCGTCGCTGAACTCGCCGTCGGTCATGAAGTAGATCGCGTCGGGGCGTGGGCGGCGGGCGGCGACGATCTCGAAGCCGGGGACCGGGAAGGTGTTGGCCTCGGCCAGGAGCCCGTCGATGTGGGCGCGCATCGCGCGGCGCACGGCGGGTGACGCCTCCTGCCAGCCCTCGACGTCGCCGATCTGCTTGGCGTCGGACGAGTACTTGATGATCATGAACTGGGCGGTCTCGAGGAGCGCCTCGACCGAGCGGATGAGTTCGCGCCGCAGGGCGTTCATGCGGACGTCGTCCATGGAGGCGGAGACATCGACGATGTACGCGAAGCGGTGACCGGTGGCCTCGACGCCGAAGAACGACGCGCCACCCCCGCCGCCCCCCAGGCCGGACCCTTCGCCCCCGCCGCCGATGTCGCCCCCGCCGCCGACGTCGCCGACTTCGCCGATCTGCCCGGGCTCGCCGCCGAGTTCTCCCTCGCCCCCGATGGCCTCGGGGATGTCGGCGGTCATGCCGACGTCTTCGGGAAGGGCGTCGGGCACGCTGGGCGTTCCGGCGTCGATGGCGCTGCCGATGATGGCGTCGAGTTCGCCCTGGGAGAGAATGGCCATCTCGACGGAGCCGTCGTCCTCGCCGCCCTGCTGGGCGCGGGTCGAGGGGCCGATCTGGATGAAGCGGGAAATCTGCCAGCCGGCCAGGTGAAGCCCGAGGGAGGCGAGAAGCGCGAGCACGGCGGCGCTGCCGATCCAGCGGAGGAGGAGCTCGCCGAGAGTCGGCGGGATCACCGCGTCACGGTCGTTGCCGATCTGCGGCGGGGCGTGCTGGGTCGGCGTGGTGTTCATCCGTGAACGCGCCCTGTGGGCGGCCCGGGGAGTGTATCGGACCACCGCGTGCGTACGCTTGGCAGACCGCTCGGGTCGATGGAGTGACTCGCATGGGCACGGCGACGAGGACGCGCGGGGGGGGCGATTCTGCCCGCCGCGCCTACCGGAGGATTCTTCTCAAAATCAGCGGCGAGTCGTTCTGCAAGCCCGGGGGCTTCGGGATCGATTCCTCGGAGTTGGACGCGATCGCGGGGGAGATCCGCGAGGCGCGCACCGACGGGGTGCAGTTGGCGGTGGTCGTGGGCGGGGGGAACATCATCCGCGGGGCCGAACTGGCGGCCCAGGGGCACATCGCCCAGGCGACGGCGGACCAGATGGGCATGCTGGGCACGGTGATCAACGCCCTGGCGCTGAAGGAAAAACTGGTGTCGCTGGGGGTTGATTGCCGGGCGATGAGCGCGATCGAGATCCGCGCGGTGGCGGAGCCCTTCATCCGCAGCCGCGCGCTGCGGCACATGGAAAAGGGGCGGGTCGTGATCCTCGCGGCGGGGACGGGCAACCCGTTCTTCACCACGGACACGTGCGCGGCCCTGCGGGCGACGGAGCTCGAGTGCGAGATCCTGCTGAAGGCGACGAAGGTGGACGGGGTCTACAGCGCGGACCCCAAGAAGGACCCGACGGCGGTGAAGTTCGAGTCGCTGAGCTTCTCGGAGGCGATGGCCAAGAACCTGCGCGTGATGGACATGACCGCCTTGGCGATGTGCAGCGAGCAGCGGATTCCGGTGATCGTGTTTGATTTCAAGCGTCCCGGGAACATCGCGCGGGTGGCGCGGGGTGAGCCGATCGGCACGCTGCTGCACTCGGCGTAGCGGCGGGCACCCCCGGCACGGGCGGGCGCGGGCGGGCCGACGCCCCACGGACCAGCCATGGCCCCGTATCGCTGTACCGCTCGCGGGCCCCGAAGGTTGCGTGAGAACCCGCGGGGAGTGACGTAGACTGACGCACGGCGCGGGATCGGGTTTCGTGGGAACTCGGCCCGCCGGTTCGGAGATGCATGATGTCGGACCCTGACACGATCCTGCTCGAGGCCGAGGAGCACATGGAGAAGGCCCTGGACTACCTGAAGGCCGAACTCCGAGGGGTACGCACGGGGCGGGCGTCGCCGGCGCTGGTGGAGTTCGTGAAGGTCGAGTACTACGGGTCGCAGTCGGACCTCAAGAGCATCGCGTCGGTGTCGGTGCCCGAGCCCACGCAACTGCTCATCAAGCCGTTCGACCAGGCGTCGATCGCGGCGATCAAGCAGGCGATCGAGAAGTCGGGGCTGGGGCTCAACCCCATCAGCGAGGGCAAGCAGATCCGGCTGATGGTGCCCCCGATGTCGGCCGAGCGCCGCGCGAAAGACGCGGCCCGCATCAAGAAAATGGGCGAAGAGGCCAAGGTCGTCATCCGCAACGCGCGGCGCGACGCGAACAAGCACGCCGACGCCCTGAAGAACCAGCCCGGGCACAACATTCCCGAGGACGAGATCGAGACCCTCAAGGAAGAGATCCAGACGCTGCTCAAGAAGTACGAGGACGCGGTGGATCAGCGCATCGACGAGAAGACAAAGGAAGTCATGACGCTGTGAGCGCCGATTCACCGGCGGAGCCGCCGGCCCCGGGAGGCTACTGGTACCCCAGGCGGTCGAGGTCGTCCTCGTCGAGCCCGAACTGGTGTCCGATCTCGTGCAGCAGCGTGACGCGGATCTGCTCGCGGACGGCGTCGTCGGCGTCGGGCCCGTCCCAGCCCCCCGCGTGATCGACGATGCCCTCGCGGAAGAGCCGGATGTCGGCCGGTAGTTCGGCGTGGTGCTCGACGCTCTGCTCGGTGAAAGCGACGCCGGTGTGCAGCCCGAGCAGGGCGAGGGGATCGTCCTCGCCCATCTCGCGGAGCAGGGCGGCGTCGGGCACGTCATCAACGACAACGGGAATCTCGTCGAGCAGGGCGCGAACGCCGCGGGGCAGGGCGTCGATAACCTCTTCGAGGAGAGCGTCGAACCGGTCTCGCTGCGCCTGCTTCATCGGGGCGGGTCTTTCTGGGCGCCCCGGGGTGCGGCCGGGCGGGCCGCGATGATCTGCCCGAACGACAGCGGGGCCTCGGTAAGCACAGGGTAGAGACGGACGCAGTCGTAGGCGACGCCGACGAGGCCGATGGTGAGCAGCAGCGAGCCGATGAGCGTGAGGACCTGCCCGGCCTGATCGAGCATCTCGCGGGGGCCCAGGCTACTGCCAATTCCGGCGAGGCGGAGCAGGTCGCCCAGCAGGAGCACCCCCGCGACGGCGGCGAGCGCGAGCATGGTCTGGCGGTCGACGCGTCCGGCGCGCATGAGCATGCTGCGGGCGGCGAGCGTGCGGGCGTTGGGGCGGAGCAGCAGCAGGATGGCGCCGATGCAGACGTTCGCGACGACCCGCGTCCAGAGGCGGGCGGGGAGAGGCGTCGCGTCGCTCCCGTAGACGCCGAGGTGGCCGGCGAACGGGCCGGCGTGGAGCCGCCACAGGGCCCAGACGAGGGGGATGTAGAGCGCCACGCCGCAGAGCGTGACGACGACGTCGCGCGGGCGGATGCCGGCGTGCGGGCGGACGAGCGCGAGCGCCGCCAGA
Above is a window of Planctomycetota bacterium DNA encoding:
- a CDS encoding biopolymer transporter ExbD, with the translated sequence MNFARSTGRGHGHTPRLPLVAIIDVVLFLLLYFCYVADLTPEERHLASAIQADTSPGGASGGLVPQVLIVESAGGRVRYRMGERVMESREALGAVLRSLPTSAGIVIRVNADVPVGAAAAAVAAGREAGFTKISYVPGS
- a CDS encoding biopolymer transporter ExbD, whose product is MRFGRTIHEDTAEFDLTAMVDVVMLLVIFFAFTAQFTRTLATPVDLPREQGAREAAGAAPKALVIDITRDGSFLVMGQRADPEWLVQSVARDVRAAGGGQNLDVIVRADRAASAAHLNTLAGVLSRAGVRTWRLATSAEEGPRP
- a CDS encoding MotA/TolQ/ExbB proton channel family protein, whose product is MIDVTAQASFALLAQAPAPEPETTRSLLDYIRAGGLLGYILIGLSISSLALVILQFIRLRADAWMPRDVQDALTRLVREQDLDGVRRYCDDPANASFLTAVIGRALARCGRSAFGFLELRSAIEEAGQIEADRRYRTNDGLQLLAALGPMLGLLGTVIGLIGAFGSLADLEGATRSRELARFMSLALVNTAQGLAVAIPCTAFYFYFKRRIDRLATDAGTVVERIVTPLEGRGAPDKPAPPRAAQPAPVQRPAPRPDAPRGVGAP
- a CDS encoding VWA domain-containing protein, whose protein sequence is MNTTPTQHAPPQIGNDRDAVIPPTLGELLLRWIGSAAVLALLASLGLHLAGWQISRFIQIGPSTRAQQGGEDDGSVEMAILSQGELDAIIGSAIDAGTPSVPDALPEDVGMTADIPEAIGGEGELGGEPGQIGEVGDVGGGGDIGGGGEGSGLGGGGGGASFFGVEATGHRFAYIVDVSASMDDVRMNALRRELIRSVEALLETAQFMIIKYSSDAKQIGDVEGWQEASPAVRRAMRAHIDGLLAEANTFPVPGFEIVAARRPRPDAIYFMTDGEFSDDDTTRIIAMAKQMKVPVHGICLGSQEGETRMRAIARATKGTFTFVRLDR
- the pyrH gene encoding UMP kinase is translated as MGTATRTRGGGDSARRAYRRILLKISGESFCKPGGFGIDSSELDAIAGEIREARTDGVQLAVVVGGGNIIRGAELAAQGHIAQATADQMGMLGTVINALALKEKLVSLGVDCRAMSAIEIRAVAEPFIRSRALRHMEKGRVVILAAGTGNPFFTTDTCAALRATELECEILLKATKVDGVYSADPKKDPTAVKFESLSFSEAMAKNLRVMDMTALAMCSEQRIPVIVFDFKRPGNIARVARGEPIGTLLHSA
- the frr gene encoding ribosome recycling factor; translated protein: MSDPDTILLEAEEHMEKALDYLKAELRGVRTGRASPALVEFVKVEYYGSQSDLKSIASVSVPEPTQLLIKPFDQASIAAIKQAIEKSGLGLNPISEGKQIRLMVPPMSAERRAKDAARIKKMGEEAKVVIRNARRDANKHADALKNQPGHNIPEDEIETLKEEIQTLLKKYEDAVDQRIDEKTKEVMTL
- a CDS encoding metallopeptidase family protein, whose translation is MKQAQRDRFDALLEEVIDALPRGVRALLDEIPVVVDDVPDAALLREMGEDDPLALLGLHTGVAFTEQSVEHHAELPADIRLFREGIVDHAGGWDGPDADDAVREQIRVTLLHEIGHQFGLDEDDLDRLGYQ